AGAACTAATTAATCCTGAAATAAATAAGAGGATTAAAAGAAATTTATCAAGATTATTATCTATTATCTTATTAAAAGGCAATTTGACTCTTGCAGTTAGATATATGACATATGGGATTTGAAAGATATAATGAAAGGATGCTAAAAATGTTCCTATATATTCAAATTTATCTTTTAAATTATTAACAATAGAATGAGATCTATTCACTTTCATCATATTTCATTTTATACATTCTTTCGTCCGCTTTTTCAAGAAGTTTATCTAAATTTTCTCCATCCTTTGGGAAAAAGGAAATTCCATAGCTAAAGCCTATCATTATTCCTGTTATAAAATTCTCGCTTAAAAATTTGATATATAATCTTTTTACAATTTCCTCTGCTTTATCTTCATTAACATCAAGAAGAATAATACAAAACTCATCCCCGCCATATCTTGCCAGTTTATCTTCTTCCCTTAAATTCTTTTTTAACCATTGGGCTACTTCTTTTAAAACTTCATCTCCCTTAGAGTGTCCTAGTAGGTCATTAATACTTTTGAAATTGTCTAAATCTATAAAAACTAAAGCAAAATCTTCTTTAGTCTTTATTAAATATTCTGTGTATTGGTATAAAAATTTTCTGTTGGGAATACCTGTTAATTCATCTATTAAGGAGGATTCTTCTGCTAATTTTCTTGCTAAGGTTAATTCTTTTTCTCTTTCTGATACTTTATCTACCATTTTTTTAAAACTTCTTGCCAATTCCCCAATTTCATCCTTTCTATTAATATCTAACTCTATGTTATATTTACCTTCAGCAATATCTTCTATGTTTTTCTGAAAGGTTTTCAGAGGCTCAAATATTGCAGATATAGCAAAATTACTTAAAAGAATAGATAAAATTAGTATGAATACTAGTGAAAGAATAAAAGATCTTTGAAGAAAAAGGGAAATTTTAGAGGGTAAATCTTCATACTTATAGATTTTAAATTCAAAGGATCCATTTTTGGCATCTATGGGAGTTAATATACAAAGATAATTATCTTTATAGCAGTAATCTGAAGAAAAAGAAATTTCAGGTATATTAGGATCTGAGGAATAAGTATTTATTTTGGTTTTTATGACAATACCAAAATCTAAAGTTTTTTCCCATTCTTTTAAGACTGAATCGTCTATGATATATCCGAAGATTAAAAAGGCATGATAGAACTTCTTTCCGTAGTTATCAAAAACGGGAGAAGAAGCATATACAAGAACTCCTCTTTTAGTTATATAGAATCCAGAAGTAATTGTTAAATTCTTTGGTAGTAAAATCTTTAATGGGATATTTTCAAAGGGACTTTTAATTATAATTTTTCCATTTTCTTTTAAAAGAGCAACTAAATCATAGTGAAAAGTATTTCTAACCCATGGTTCCAGATTATTCTTAATCCAATTTTTATCCTTTTTAATAACGCCAAATTCTCCCATGTCATCCCAATAAGCATAATCTCTGATATGATTTTCAAGCTTTTTTATTTCTCGTACTAGAAAATACAAAAAGTTCTTTTTTACCTCTTGAGCTTTACTTTTGATGCTTTCCTCTACAAGGATATTAGAGATTAAAAAAGAAGAAATAAAAACAGAGAAAGAAAAAAACAAAAGAACTAAGAATGATCCCAGTAGAATTTTTCTTCTTAGGCTCATTTTTCTCTCATAAAATTTTTAATTTTGTATTTTTATATTATACTTCTATTTTTGTCTGTGACATAGATCACACATGATATAATAAATATGGAGAGGTGGCCGAGGGGATTAAGGCGCTCGCCTCGAAAGCGAGTAGGCTTAAAAGAGCCTCGTGGGTTCGAATCCCACCCTCTCCGCCTTTTTTTATTAAAACGATTGCTTGTAAACAAATATTATTGTAAACTTATATAAAACTCATTAAAAAGGAGGTTTTAATATGCCCTTTGTAGACCATCGTTCTCAAAAAATAAAAAGAAATAAAGAGGAATTATTAAAACACATGCAATCTTTTAAATTGGATCTTAAGTTTTCTGTCGGCATCTGGTATTTTACTCCAGGAGGAGGAAGATTTCATGAACCCTATGTAGAAACTAAAGGTATTCCTGAGAGAATAGAGATGGCAGCAGAAATGGCAAAATTTGGGATAAAAGGAATAGAAGCTCATTATCCTGCAGAAGTGAATGAAGAGAATTTACATTTATATAAAAAGCTTGAGAAAGAGGCAGGAATTAGACTTGTTGCAGTACCTTTAAGTTTATTTTATGATAAGATCTTTGAATTTGGTTCTCTCTCTAATCCCTATGAAAAATATAGAAAAATTGCCTATGAAAGACTGGTAAATGGATTAAAACTTGTAAAGGAGGCCAATGCGGATATATGTATCATTTGGCCTGGAATTGATGGATATACATATTCTTTTGGACATCTATATTATCATATGTGGGATACTTTTGAGGAATTAGTAGCTCAAGCTATGGATGAAGTTCCAGGAGTACAAGTAGCAATTGAACCTAAACCTTATGAACCTGCTCCTAATAACATTTATAGAACTACTTCTGATGGAATTTTAGCGGCAAGAGATATAGAATCAAGATTGAGAAATCCAGAAAATTTAAAATTGTTAAAAGAGGGT
This genomic window from Dictyoglomus sp. contains:
- a CDS encoding diguanylate cyclase, translated to MYFLVREIKKLENHIRDYAYWDDMGEFGVIKKDKNWIKNNLEPWVRNTFHYDLVALLKENGKIIIKSPFENIPLKILLPKNLTITSGFYITKRGVLVYASSPVFDNYGKKFYHAFLIFGYIIDDSVLKEWEKTLDFGIVIKTKINTYSSDPNIPEISFSSDYCYKDNYLCILTPIDAKNGSFEFKIYKYEDLPSKISLFLQRSFILSLVFILILSILLSNFAISAIFEPLKTFQKNIEDIAEGKYNIELDINRKDEIGELARSFKKMVDKVSEREKELTLARKLAEESSLIDELTGIPNRKFLYQYTEYLIKTKEDFALVFIDLDNFKSINDLLGHSKGDEVLKEVAQWLKKNLREEDKLARYGGDEFCIILLDVNEDKAEEIVKRLYIKFLSENFITGIMIGFSYGISFFPKDGENLDKLLEKADERMYKMKYDESE
- a CDS encoding TIM barrel protein, which produces MPFVDHRSQKIKRNKEELLKHMQSFKLDLKFSVGIWYFTPGGGRFHEPYVETKGIPERIEMAAEMAKFGIKGIEAHYPAEVNEENLHLYKKLEKEAGIRLVAVPLSLFYDKIFEFGSLSNPYEKYRKIAYERLVNGLKLVKEANADICIIWPGIDGYTYSFGHLYYHMWDTFEELVAQAMDEVPGVQVAIEPKPYEPAPNNIYRTTSDGILAARDIESRLRNPENLKLLKEGHALVGLNPEVGHVRMGFEDLPYSYARVAREGRLFHTHWNSQPLGNYDQDLNVGVVDWDATEALLYTLKMVGYQGYFGIDINPERIPVLKAIEINTKVLNIMNERIERLPHEKIIECYFDPENHRGELELILAENHR